In Prochlorococcus marinus CUG1415, the sequence GCTAGTGCACTAAAAGGAGCATTATCATCTGAAGGTCTTACATCTTCTTTACCACTTGGTAAAACACCTTGTATTGGTTTTACATCAACTGGAGCTGGCAAGTAATCAACTACAGCGTCTAAAACCAGTTGGACGCCTTTATTCTTAAAAGCTGAACCGCACAATACTGGAACCAATCCATGTTTTAAAACCCCTTCCCTGATACCTTTTTTAAGTTGTTCTTCAGATAATTCTCCTGTCTCGAGGAATACTTCTATTAACTCTTCATCATTTTCTGCAACACTCTCCATTAACTTATATCTCCACTCAGCAGCTTCTTCCTCCATTTCAGATGGAATTTGGGCTTCTTCAATATCAGTACCTAAGTCATTTTTGTAAAGATAAGCTTTGTTGGCGACTAAATCAATAATTCCTGTGAGATCACCTTCAGCTCCAATAGGTAGCTGAATTGGAAGTGCATTTGCCTTTAGTCGATCTTTAATTTGCTTATTAACCTTTAGAAAATCTGCACCAGTTCTATCCATTTTATTAACAAAAACCATTCTAGGGACAGAGTATCTATCTGCTTGACGCCAAACTGTTTCAGATTGAGGCTGAACTCCACCAACTGCGCAAAACACAGCTATAACCCCATCCAAGACGCGCATTGATCTTTCCACTTCAATAGTGAAGTCAACGTGTCCAGGAGTATCAATAATATTAATTCTGTGATCTTGCCAACTAGTAGAGATTGCGGCAGCAGTAATAGTTATTCCTCTTTCTCTTTCTTGAGCCATCCAATCTGTTACGGCAGCACCATCATGAACCTCTCCTATCTTATGAACTACACCTGAATAAAACAAAATTCTTTCAGTTGTTGTTGTCTTCCCTGCATCAATATGAGCGGCTATACCTATATTCCTTACTCGTTCTAGGGGAAAGTCGCGTGCCAATTTTAAAGCTCCAAATAAAATAATTTTTGATAAGTATAGTTCACTCTAAAAGTAAACTTTTATAATAATAAACTACTTAAGTACCTTTTTGATGAAATTAATATCTGTAATGTGCAAAAGCTTTATTAGCTTCAGCCATTTTATGAGTGTCTTCTCTTTTTTTAACTGCACTACCAGTTTCATTTGCTGCATCCATTAACTCACCAGCAAGTTTTTGGGACATACTTTTGCCATTCCTTGCACGTGAGAATGTAACAAGCCATCTTAATGCCATAGCTGTACCCCTCTCTTGACGTACTTCCATAGGAACTTGATATGTTGCACCACCAACTCTTCTAGCTCTTACCTCGACAAGAGGAGTAGCATTTTTTACAGCTGTTTCAAATAATTCGACTGCATTCCCACCTGTTCTCTCACTTATTAAAGAAAAAGCATCTGACAATATTCTTTGAGCTGTAGATTTTTTACCATGTTTCATCAATCGAGAAATCATCATTGAAGCTAGACGACTATTAAATTGAGGATCTGGAAGAACTGGTCTTTTTACTGCTGCATTACGACGTGACATGTTTTAAAAAAGTGATGTTTACAAATTAAGCTTTTGGAGCTTTTGCTCCATACTTAGATCTGGATTGACGTCTATCTTTGACTCCAGCCGTATCTAAAGTTCCTCTTATTATATGATATCTAACTCCTGGTAAATCCTTAACTCTTCCACCCCTAAGTAGGACTACAGAGTGTTCTTGCAAATTATGTCCAATTCCCGGGATATAAGCCGTTACTTCGAAACCAGAAGTTAATCTTACTCTCGCAACTTTTCTCAAAGCTGAATTAGGTTTTTTAGGTGTTGATGTATAGACTCTTGTACATACACCTCTTCTCTCAGGGCAAGCTTTTAATGCAGGAGATTTTGTTTTCCTAGTCAGACGTTTTCTTTCTGAACCTATTAATTGTGAGATGGTAGGCATCTATTATATTTAGATAAAAATAAACATTCAACTATCATAACCTTTTACGAGCACCAACTAAAAGTTTTTAATCATATTTTTTTAAAAATTTGTGAAATGAAAATTCTTTGGTAAATATTCATTATTTTTAGATTTATTTTCATATTTATTTTTATAATTAAAATAAATAACTAAATAGAATTAAATAATCCATGAGAGAGAGTATCAAAAGAATCGTCGGGCCATATCAAGATAGTTATTCCCCAAATGGAATAATTGGTGAGAAAGACGCTTGTGGAGTTGGTTTCATAGCAAATGTTAAAGGGATAGAGAGCAACTGGATCCTTAAACAATCCCTTAAGGGCCTTAATTGCATGGAGCATAGAGGAGGTTGTGGAGGAGATGGTGACTCAGGAGATGGAGCAGGCATTTTATGTTCAATTCCTTGGGGATATCTTGATCAAGAAATTAATCTAAAAAATCAACAAGACTGGGATAGAGGTTTAGGCATGGTTTTTATGCCTAATAAAAAAGAGAAAATTGAAGAATCTAAATCAATATGTCAGGAAGAAGCAGAAAAATTAGGAGTCAAGGAAACATTTTGGAGAAAAGTACCTGTTAATAATGCAATCTTAGGTCCTCTAGCTAAAGCAAATGCCCCATACATAAGTCAGTGGATTTTATACATAGATAAAAAAGTTAATCAGGATATTGAAAGGCTTTTATTTCAATTAAGGAAAAGAATTGAAAAAAAAATAAGAGAAACTTTTAAAAACCATGTTGGGGATTGTGAATTCTATTTTGCCTCACTAAGTTCTCAAACCGTTGTATACAAAGGTATGGTACGTTCTGAAATATTATCTGAGTTTTATCAAGACCTTAAAGAAGATAATTTTAAGGTCTCATTTTCTATTTATCATAGAAGGTTTAGTACTAACACACTTCCAAAATGGCCTCTAGCTCAGCCCATGAGATTTTTAGGTCATAACGGCGAAATAAATACTCTCTTAGGTAATATCAACTGGGCTAAAGCTTCAGAAACACATATAGATGATTTTTGGGGAGAGTTATCCAATGAAATCAAGCCTATTGTAGATGTAAATAAAAGTGATTCATCAAATCTTGATGCAACCCTTGAAATCAATATTCGTTCAGGTCAGACCATTACTGACTCATTATTAAAACTTGTTCCTGAAGCATTTAGAGATCAACCAGAACTTGAACAAAGAGAAGACATTAAAGCATTTTATGAGTATTCTGCGAGCCTACAAGAAGCTTGGGATGGTCCTGCTCTCCTTGTATTTGCTGATGGAAATTTTGTAGGAGCAACGCTTGATAGAAATGGTCTAAGACCAGCAAGATATTCAATTACAAATGATGGTTTTGTAATAATGGGTTCCGAAACAGGAGTAGTAGATCTTGAAGAGGAAAAAGTAATAGAAAAAGGTCGATTAGGTCCGGGACAAATGTTAGCAGTTGATTTTCATCAAAATAGAATCCTAAGAAATTGGGAGGTCAAATCTGAAGCAGCTCAAAGGCATAATTTTAAAACTCTCTTAAATAATAGAACTATAAAAATTGAAAATAATGAATGGGTTAAAGACTGCAAACTAAAAGACCTTGAGTTGTTACAACAACAAACTGCATACGGTTTTTCAGCGGAAGATAATGATCTCATCTTAGATTCAATGGCTTCATTAGCTAAAGAACCTACTTATTGCATGGGTGACGACATCCCATTAGCAGTGCTTTCATCAAAGCCGCATATTTTATATGACTATTTCAAGCAGAGATTTGCGCAAGTTACTAATCCTCCTATTGACCCTCTGAGAGAAAAACTGGTAATGAGTTTAGAAATGCATCTAGGAGAAAGATGTACACCATTTGAGATTAAAGATCCTAAACCTTTTGTTCATTTACAAAGTCCAATTCTCAATGAGGAAGAACTCCTATCAATAAAAAAATCAAAAATTCAATATCAAACAATTTCAAGTTTGTTTAATATTGAAGAAGGTGTTCAAGGCTTAGAGAATCAGGTAAAAGAAATTTGTAAACAGAGTGAACTCTCTATAAAAGAAGGTTGCTCTTTAATCATTATTTCTGATAAGGGAATTAATCCTAAAAAGACTTTTATTCCTCCCTTACTTGCTGTTGGAGCAATTCATCATTATCTTCTTAAAAAAGAAATTAGACTAAAAGCTTCTCTCATAATTGAAACAGGTCAATGTTGGAGTACACATCACTTAGCTTGTTTGATTGGTTATGGTGCAAGCGCAATTTGTCCTTGGTTAACCTTCGAAGCAGGAAGACACTGGTTAAAACATCCAAAAACGCAAAAACTCATAAGTAGCAAAAAAATAAATACATTATCAATAATTGATGTTCAAGAAAATATTAAAAAAGCTCTAGAAGATGGTCTAAGAAAAATTCTTTCTAAAATAGGGATTTCACTTTTGTCTAGTTACCATGGTGCACAAATTTTTGAAGCCGTAGGCCTTGGTTCTGACTTAATAAAAATTGCTTTTGATGGAACAACAAGCCGAATTGCTGGCATAACATTAAAAGAATTAACTAATGAAACACTTTCAATACATACGAAAGCCTACCCAGAGATCGATTTAAAGAAATTAGAATTTTTAGGATTTGTACAATTTAGAAATAATGGAGAATATCACTCTAATAATCCTGAGATGTCCAAAGTTTTACATTCGGCTGTAAAACAAGGTCCAGGATACGATCATTTTGAAACTTACAAAAAACTCATTAGTAATAGACCGACCACATCTTTAAGAGATTTACTTACGATTAGATCAAAAAGAAAACGCATTCCATTAGAGGAAGTTGAAAGTATTGAATCAATTTGCAAAAGATTTTGCACTGGAGGAATGAGTTTGGGTGCATTGTCAAGAGAAGCACATGAAGTTTTAGCAGTCGCAATGAATAGAATTGGTGGAAAAAGTAATAGTGGAGAAGGGGGAGAAGATCCAGCTCGTTTTAATGTTTTAAATGATATTGATGAAAATACTCAATCAGCGACATTACCATTTATAAAAGGTCTAGAAAATGGAGACACCGCATGCTCAGCTATTAAACAAATAGCATCAGGAAGATTTGGAGTTACGCCTGAATATCTAAGAAGTGGTAAACAACTCGAAATTAAAATGGCTCAAGGTGCAAAACCTGGAGAAGGAGGACAATTGCCGGGTCCAAAAGTTGATTCTTACATCGCAAAACTAAGAAATAGCAAACCTGGAGTAGCCCTAATATCTCCTCCTCCTCATCATGATATTTATTCAATTGAAGATTTAGCTCAACTAATACATGATTTACACCAAGTTCATCCAAAAGCGAAGGTGAGCGTTAAACTTGTTTCTGAAATTGGTATAGGAACTATTGCTGCTGGAGTAAGCAAAGCTAATGCAGATGTAATTCAAATTTCAGGACATGACGGTGGTACCGGTGCTTCACCTCTAAGTTCTATTAAACATGCAGGTTTACCATGGGAACTAGGTGTCGCTGAGGTTCACAAATCTCTATTAGAGAATAACTTACGTGAAAGAGTAATTTTGAGAACTGATGGAGGTCTTAAGACAGGATGGGATGTGGTTATTGCTGCTTTACTAGGTGCTGAAGAATACGGTTTCGGTTCTGTCGCAATGATTGCGGAAGGATGCATAATGGCCCGGGTTTGCCATACAAATAAGTGTCCTGTTGGAGTTGCCACTCAAAAAGAAGAATTAAGAAAAAGATTTAAAGGTATACCAGAAAATGTTGTCAATTTTTTCTTATACATTGCTGAAGAAGTAAGACAGATAATGAGTAGTATCGGTGTTTCTAGTATGGAAGAACTGATTGGTAATCAAGAATTTATTTCTGCAAGAAATATCGATCTTCCAAAAACTTCTAATATTGATCTTTCTGCTTTAGTTAATTATGAAAGTTCAACAAATGATAGATCATGGTTAAAACATTCAAAAAATGCTCATAGTAATGGTTCTGTATTAGAAGACGAGTTTTTATCTGATGCTGAATTCATAGATTCAATTAAAAATCACGGGAATTTAACCAAAGAAATTAATATAAAAAATACAGATAGAAGTGTTTGTGCGAAGATATCAGGCGAAATCGCAGAACTTCATGGCAATACTGGCTTCAATGGCGAACTCAACTTAAATTTCAAAGGATATGCAGGACAAAGCTTTGGTGCCTTTTTATTGAAGGGAATGAATGTCCAATTAATCGGAGAAGCTAATGATTATGTATGCAAAGGAATGAATGGAGGAATACTTACAATAATTCCACCGACAATAGATGAAATCTCCTCCGAGCAAGTTATTTTAGGAAACACCTGTCTTTATGGAGCAACAGGAGGGAAATTATTTGCATTAGGTAAATCGGGAGAAAGATTTGCTGTGAGAAATAGTGGGGCTACAGCAGTAACAGAAGGAGCAGGTGATCATTGCTGTGAATATATGACCGGTGGGAAAATAGTTATTCTAGGTTCCACAGGTAGAAATATAGGTGCAGGTATGACTGGTGGAATAGCATTTATACTCGATGAAAATAATGATTTAAGTAATAAAGTTAATAAGGGAATAGTTAGCATTCATAAAATAACTTCATCAAAGCAAGAGGAAATTTTATTGGAAATTATTAAAGAATATCTATTAAAAACTAAGAGCTTAAAGGCTGCCAAAATAATTAAAAATTGGTCTTATTTCATGAGAGATTTCAAACTAATAGTTCCACCAAGCGAAGAAGAAATGCTTGGCATAGAGAATTTATAAATGCCTTTCTTTGTAAAAACTGAAGTTATAAAAAAAGAATACTTAATTAATAATGATTTAAAAAGAAAAATAATTACAGAGCATATTAATTGGATAAAAAAATTAAAAAAAGAGGGTCTTAATATAAAAAGTGGTTTTTTAATTGATGAATTAAAGAGACCAGGTGATGGCGGATTACTTTTTCTTGAGATAAATAATTATGAAAATGCTCTAGAAATCATCAAAAATGATCCAATGATTACAAATGATCTAGTTGTGTGGAAATTAAATGAGTGGGTAGATTCAGATCAATAAAAATGATTATCTTGGATACTTTTTCATGAGTTTTTGAATCTCTTCAGCATGGTAACTACTACGAGTTAAAGGAGAACTAACTACTTGCATAAAGTCCAAATCTTTTTCCCCGAAAACTTTAAAATAATTAAATTTTGAAGGACTCACAAATCTTTGAACAGGTAAATGATTAGGACCAGGAGATAAATATTGGCCAATAGTAACTATGTCAACGTAATTACTCCTTAAATCCTCAAGAAGATTCAAAACCTCCTCATCTTTTTCCCCTAAACCAAGCATAAAGCCTGACTTTGTATAAACTTTAGGAGAATAATCTCTAGTTCTTTTAAGTAATTCTAGAGTTCTCTCATATTTACCCTGAGGTCTCACCTTTTTATATAACGATGGCACAGTTTCAATATTGTGGTTTAAAACATTTGGATTGGAATCAAGAACTTTTTCAAGCGCTTTCCAGTTACCACAAAAATCAGGAATTAAAAGCTCGATCGTAGTTTCAGGAGATTTTTTTCTTACTTGATAAACACATTTAAAAAATTGAGATGCACCACCATCCTCAAGATCGTCTCTATTAACTGATGTGATTACAACATGCTTAAGCTTCATTCTATAAACGGCCTCGGCTAGACGATATGGTTCTGTTGGGTCTAAATCCCTCTTAGATCTATCAAAATCAATATCGCAATATGGACATGCCCTAGTGCAGCCAGGGCCCATTATGAGGAAAGTTGCAGTTCCACTTGCAAAACATTCACCGATATTTGGACAACTTGCTTCTTGACATACAGTATTGAGATTTAAATCATTTAATAAATTTGCAGTATTACCAATTCTCTCAATTTGCGGAGCTTTTACTCTTAACCAATCAGGTTTTGAAATTAAACTATTAGGATTATTAGTCAAATTAATTCGTTCTTGCCTGTAATTTTATTTTACTAAAAACAAGATAAATTAACTATTAATAATTTCAAAGATGAAGCCAATTCAATAGCAGTCAAAAAATAAAATAAATTTCACTAATCCATCTACAATTTAGAAAATCCTAATTCAAGTTAATAGTTACACAATAGACACGTTTCATTAACTAAAATAAAAACAGAATCTAGAACTATATTTTTAATACAGATATCAGAACAGTTTAATTACAGGCCAGATAAATAGATTAATTTTATATAATTACTTTTTTTGTACTAAAAAGTGTTTTTTTATTTATTTATTGATACAGTAAAAAATATATGTAATAAAACATTGAATTTTAAATTCAAAAGAAAACGTCTTTTACTATCTAAAAAAAATAAAAACTGTAAAGCTATAGGATATGCTAGGGCTATTCATAATGAATTTGAATATTTAGAGGAGCAAATAAAAAATTTAAAAGAAGAAGGCTGCAGTGTAGTATTCTCTGAATTTGTAAGTTTAGATGAAGAAATAAAACCCCAACTAAATAAAGCGATAAATTGCTTATCTAAAGGAGATGAATTAATAATAACTAAGCTTGATCGAGCATTTAAAAATAAAAAAGAATGTTTGATGACAATAAATAAACTCATTAATAAGGATATTAAATTGAGAACTCTGACTGGATTTTTTACGGATTATGATTCCTCTAAAACAAATTCTTCAATTTTTAAGATTTTATATGAATTAGATAATTTAGAAGACAAAAGTTTAGGGGAAAGAAAAAAAGAACAACTATTACGTAGAAAATTATCTGGAAATAATCTAGGAGGAAGGCCAAAGATCAGTCCTTTAAAAGAATCTCTAGTAATCAGATTACGTAATGAGGGATATTCATATCGATCAATAAGAGCACAAACAGGAATTGCATTGTCAACAATTAGGAGAGTAATTTTGGAAGGAGAATCAAAATAAAATGAGGAATAAAGAAATTGAAAACTTAATTAAAGAAAATTTTAAAGATACAGCATTGCGTATTTATGAATTAGATAAGGAAGATAGAAAAAGTTTGTTAGCAGAATATAGAGAATGGATTATGAATGATTTAGATTTTGAAGAAGTAATGATGCTACCTTATGAAGCCTATACTGACAAATTAGATTCTAATTTCTTAGACGATTCACTTTAGTCCTCAAAAACATATCTCTTGTTAAATTCATATACTTCTTTTGCTATTAAAGGAAGGAAGGAAGTATCTTTGGAATATTTTTCTCCATTACAAAAAACGACTAATAAAGTTTGTAGAGATTGACTATTAATCCACCAAGCAGAATCATGTCTAACTTCAGACATTAATCCTGCTTTACTCCAAAGATTAATGCTTTCTGGTAATCCTGCACCTAAAAAACCATCTATTTGATTCAGAGAATCGTTTTTAAGAGCAACTTTATTTAAACTTCTTTTTAAAAAACTTCTTAAATTTAAGTCATTTTTCTGATAATCAATATGAATCATAATTTGCTCCAAAACCCTTGCTGCTGAATCAGTAGTCATTGCATTCCTATTTTTATTTTCATATCCATAAAATTCTTTTTCACGCCCAAATGGTCCATCATCCCAAGTCTTCTGACAGCAATTTATACCCATCAATTCCTCCCAATGTAAATCATGCAGCCAATCATTTATTATACTTCTTTGATATTTCCAATTTTCCCATAATTCTCCCTCAATACATGGTCCACTTGTGGTTCCAGTAAGTAAATCAATTAAAAAGCTTGTCGCATTATTACTTGAGAAAGACAACATTTTCCTCACTGCATCTATGATCTCATCGGATAATAATAAACTTCCTTTTTTAATCCAATAATATGCAGCGAGACCATAAACCAACTTGACTACGCTGGCAGGATATATCATTTTTTTATTATTAATACCATATCCAAAACCTTTAAATACGCTTTTATTTTCACTTTTGTAATTAATCCAAGTTATGGCAATATCTTCTCTTGAAAAATCTTTATTATAAGAGCATACTTTCCCTAAAATATCATTTAAGGCTAGACCCATCTCTTTATTTAAATAGTAGAAGGACATTTTATGGAAAATTATAAAGACCCTATCTCACTATTTAAACAAACTAATTTTTCAAAGACTATTTGGTGGAAATTAAAAGTTAATATTTCTGGATATCAAAATGAAAAAGAAAATAAGTTAGTGACTGAAATTTGTAAAAATAGAATTTTTAGACTACTTTACCCAAATAGTCATCAACGTACCCATAAATTTGCAAGGATTTTAGTTCAACTTTATGAAGATGGTTACGTCTGTTGGATAAATTTGGATGGATTGATTATTGAGAAATGCGAATTAAGAAAAAATGAGAATTTAAAAAATGAACACTTCTTTATAAAAGATAAAGTTCCCTTAATTATAAAATGGATACAAAAACAATCTGAGTTAAATAATGAATATCTTTGGGGAGGTACATTAGGACCCAATTATGATTGTTCCGGGTTAATTCAGACTGCTTTCTTCACGCATCATATTCATATTCCTAGAGACTCTTATCAAATAAAAAGTTTTTGTAAACACCTTTTTTATTTGACCGAATTTAACAGAAAACTTGAGCCAGGAGACCTCTTGTTCTTCGGAAAGAAACAACAATGTGATCACATTGGAATCTACAAAGGAGATGGGTTATATTACCACAGCTCCGGTAAAGAGTTTGGAAGAAATGGAATAGGATTAGATACTTTAAAAGAGACAAATCACCCAATTTCATTACATTATCAATCTAAGCTTATTTCTGCAGGAAAAGTTATTAGAGGATACAGATGGGATAGAACTATTAGATAGCAGTCTTTTAATTAAATTAAAATATAATACCTTCTTTAAATTTTCAAATTAGCCAGTAGTCCAAATATTCTGAATAAGTTGCATTAAGCTGTTCAAATGCAATGTTCCTACGAGAAGCCATGCAAAAACTGCACCACCACAGCCTCCTAGCCAAAATCCACTAGTAAAATCAGCCCAACCTGCTCTAGTAAATAAATCAACAGGAGGATTATTTACAGTAGCATCAGGAGGTTGCACATTAGGAGCTTTACCTGGGGCGTTATAAAGAACTAAAAGTGCTGTCAAAATATGAACCGCACCTATAGCAGCAAGTAATCCTGCGGTTAATGCGAAATCAGTATTTCTTAAAGGACCAGTCATAGTAAATGGACCATATAAGAGATAACCCAAAGCGGCACCAGTTTCAAGACCTCTAAAATTAGGAGAAATTCCTTCTCTGTAAAAAGGTAAATTATTTATAAAAGCTTTGGTAAAATAACCACTATTGACTGGGGTGGCTAAATTTCCAACAAATGGATCAGCAACTGTTTTAACAGCCCATTGTTCTGCTATACCAATATCTGTAGGTTGAACACTTTGATCTATATATTTTTCAGGAAATTTAGGATTGGCTCCTAATGGTGTTTTTGAATCGCTCATTTTAAAAAAAAGATAATGTGATAATAAATTGTTATTCAGTAGCTGTTATAAATCTGCCTATTAATACAATAAATACAGCAGGCGCTACCAAGCCAATCATGGGAACAAAGACCGAAGGTAGAAGATTTGAAAATTCAGATGGCATAATTCGTTTAACATCTTTAAACACTTTAGTATTTATCTGATAAATAGTGTTACTTTTATTACTGGATGATATAAAAATTATTAACTTTTTACATGTTAAATTTTTTTGCAATATTACTCATTATTTTTATTGTATTTTTACTATTAATTTTTAAAAAAAAACAGTTTAAAAATGCAATTAATTTAAAGAACTTATCTTCAAATAAAATTATAAATAATAAAAAATATATATCTAAAAAAAATGGTTTTTCTTACAAACAAGAAAATATCAGATACTCAGAATTTGAAAAAAAGGCACTAAGAAATACAATGTTTAAACTTTTTCAAAGTCATAAAGATGATAAATTAAAAGCATTAAAAATTGCAGAGAAATTAGCTGATCAATCAATATTACCTATTCTTAGAAGAGGTTTAAAAGATATTTATCCTGAGGTGATTGAAAGATCAGCTTTCTTAATAAGAAAATTCAAATAAAAATTCAATTTTTATTTGTACCACTTATTGACCTAATTCTGTAAATCGGTCGGCTTTGACTTTCATGATATGTCCTAATTAAAAGTTCGCTTAATAATCCAAAACTAAATAATTGAACGCCTGCTACTCCTAATATGAGTGCAAAAATTAGCATCGGACGATTACCTATATCCTCTCCTAAAATTTTTATAATTAGTAAATAAGATGACATTACAAAACTTATCAATATACTTATGATTCCTACGAAGCCAAATCCGTACATAGGTCGTGTCAAGAATTTAGTCATAAACCAAACAGTAAACAAGTCCATTAATACTCTGAAAGTTCTATCAATACCATATTTACTAAATCCATATTTTCGGCTTCGATGATTAACTTTCAGCTCTTTAATTTTGGCCCCTTCAATATTTGCTAAAACTGGCAAAAACCTATGCAGCTCTCCATAAAGCTTTATATCATCTATTATTTCTCTTCTGTAGGCTTTCAATGAGCAACCATAATCATGCAACTTTAAACCAGTTACATTAGCTATTAACTTATTGGCTATTCTAGAGGGAATTTTTCTTTTAATTAATTTATCTTTTCTATCAAACCTCCATCCACATATCAAATCATAGCCACTATAAATTTCTGAAATCAATTTAGGAATATCATTTGGGTCATTCTGTAAATCACCATCCAAAGTAATTACAATGTCGCCATTAGAATTATCAAAGCCAGCTGACATTGCTGCTGTTTGCCCATAATTTTTGCGAAGAGAAATCACGGACAATTCTTTAATTGTTAGAGTTAGTTGTTTTAATACTTGATGAGTATTGTCTTTAGAACCATCATTTACAACGATCAATTCGAAATTGAATTTATGAGCTGCCATTACATTTATAACTTCATCCAATAAAAAACCAATACTCTCACTTTCATTGAAGACAGGAATGATAATAGAAATTAATTGGTTTATATCTGACATATTTATTTGATAATAATTCTATAATTTTAACTTAATTTAGAACAATAAATTTAAACAAAAAAAAATCACCACAAATGTGGTGATTTGTATTATTTAAAGGAACTTTAACCGAACTTACCTGAAGTTGATGCAATTACAAATGCACCAAATGTAAGTATGTTTCCAATAGTGAAAT encodes:
- the rpsL gene encoding 30S ribosomal protein S12, which codes for MPTISQLIGSERKRLTRKTKSPALKACPERRGVCTRVYTSTPKKPNSALRKVARVRLTSGFEVTAYIPGIGHNLQEHSVVLLRGGRVKDLPGVRYHIIRGTLDTAGVKDRRQSRSKYGAKAPKA
- a CDS encoding serine hydrolase, which encodes MSFYYLNKEMGLALNDILGKVCSYNKDFSREDIAITWINYKSENKSVFKGFGYGINNKKMIYPASVVKLVYGLAAYYWIKKGSLLLSDEIIDAVRKMLSFSSNNATSFLIDLLTGTTSGPCIEGELWENWKYQRSIINDWLHDLHWEELMGINCCQKTWDDGPFGREKEFYGYENKNRNAMTTDSAARVLEQIMIHIDYQKNDLNLRSFLKRSLNKVALKNDSLNQIDGFLGAGLPESINLWSKAGLMSEVRHDSAWWINSQSLQTLLVVFCNGEKYSKDTSFLPLIAKEVYEFNKRYVFED
- the lipA gene encoding lipoyl synthase gives rise to the protein MTNNPNSLISKPDWLRVKAPQIERIGNTANLLNDLNLNTVCQEASCPNIGECFASGTATFLIMGPGCTRACPYCDIDFDRSKRDLDPTEPYRLAEAVYRMKLKHVVITSVNRDDLEDGGASQFFKCVYQVRKKSPETTIELLIPDFCGNWKALEKVLDSNPNVLNHNIETVPSLYKKVRPQGKYERTLELLKRTRDYSPKVYTKSGFMLGLGEKDEEVLNLLEDLRSNYVDIVTIGQYLSPGPNHLPVQRFVSPSKFNYFKVFGEKDLDFMQVVSSPLTRSSYHAEEIQKLMKKYPR
- a CDS encoding recombinase family protein, with protein sequence MNFKFKRKRLLLSKKNKNCKAIGYARAIHNEFEYLEEQIKNLKEEGCSVVFSEFVSLDEEIKPQLNKAINCLSKGDELIITKLDRAFKNKKECLMTINKLINKDIKLRTLTGFFTDYDSSKTNSSIFKILYELDNLEDKSLGERKKEQLLRRKLSGNNLGGRPKISPLKESLVIRLRNEGYSYRSIRAQTGIALSTIRRVILEGESK
- the gltB gene encoding glutamate synthase large subunit, which translates into the protein MRESIKRIVGPYQDSYSPNGIIGEKDACGVGFIANVKGIESNWILKQSLKGLNCMEHRGGCGGDGDSGDGAGILCSIPWGYLDQEINLKNQQDWDRGLGMVFMPNKKEKIEESKSICQEEAEKLGVKETFWRKVPVNNAILGPLAKANAPYISQWILYIDKKVNQDIERLLFQLRKRIEKKIRETFKNHVGDCEFYFASLSSQTVVYKGMVRSEILSEFYQDLKEDNFKVSFSIYHRRFSTNTLPKWPLAQPMRFLGHNGEINTLLGNINWAKASETHIDDFWGELSNEIKPIVDVNKSDSSNLDATLEINIRSGQTITDSLLKLVPEAFRDQPELEQREDIKAFYEYSASLQEAWDGPALLVFADGNFVGATLDRNGLRPARYSITNDGFVIMGSETGVVDLEEEKVIEKGRLGPGQMLAVDFHQNRILRNWEVKSEAAQRHNFKTLLNNRTIKIENNEWVKDCKLKDLELLQQQTAYGFSAEDNDLILDSMASLAKEPTYCMGDDIPLAVLSSKPHILYDYFKQRFAQVTNPPIDPLREKLVMSLEMHLGERCTPFEIKDPKPFVHLQSPILNEEELLSIKKSKIQYQTISSLFNIEEGVQGLENQVKEICKQSELSIKEGCSLIIISDKGINPKKTFIPPLLAVGAIHHYLLKKEIRLKASLIIETGQCWSTHHLACLIGYGASAICPWLTFEAGRHWLKHPKTQKLISSKKINTLSIIDVQENIKKALEDGLRKILSKIGISLLSSYHGAQIFEAVGLGSDLIKIAFDGTTSRIAGITLKELTNETLSIHTKAYPEIDLKKLEFLGFVQFRNNGEYHSNNPEMSKVLHSAVKQGPGYDHFETYKKLISNRPTTSLRDLLTIRSKRKRIPLEEVESIESICKRFCTGGMSLGALSREAHEVLAVAMNRIGGKSNSGEGGEDPARFNVLNDIDENTQSATLPFIKGLENGDTACSAIKQIASGRFGVTPEYLRSGKQLEIKMAQGAKPGEGGQLPGPKVDSYIAKLRNSKPGVALISPPPHHDIYSIEDLAQLIHDLHQVHPKAKVSVKLVSEIGIGTIAAGVSKANADVIQISGHDGGTGASPLSSIKHAGLPWELGVAEVHKSLLENNLRERVILRTDGGLKTGWDVVIAALLGAEEYGFGSVAMIAEGCIMARVCHTNKCPVGVATQKEELRKRFKGIPENVVNFFLYIAEEVRQIMSSIGVSSMEELIGNQEFISARNIDLPKTSNIDLSALVNYESSTNDRSWLKHSKNAHSNGSVLEDEFLSDAEFIDSIKNHGNLTKEINIKNTDRSVCAKISGEIAELHGNTGFNGELNLNFKGYAGQSFGAFLLKGMNVQLIGEANDYVCKGMNGGILTIIPPTIDEISSEQVILGNTCLYGATGGKLFALGKSGERFAVRNSGATAVTEGAGDHCCEYMTGGKIVILGSTGRNIGAGMTGGIAFILDENNDLSNKVNKGIVSIHKITSSKQEEILLEIIKEYLLKTKSLKAAKIIKNWSYFMRDFKLIVPPSEEEMLGIENL
- the rpsG gene encoding 30S ribosomal protein S7, whose product is MSRRNAAVKRPVLPDPQFNSRLASMMISRLMKHGKKSTAQRILSDAFSLISERTGGNAVELFETAVKNATPLVEVRARRVGGATYQVPMEVRQERGTAMALRWLVTFSRARNGKSMSQKLAGELMDAANETGSAVKKREDTHKMAEANKAFAHYRY